One window of Phaenicophaeus curvirostris isolate KB17595 chromosome 22, BPBGC_Pcur_1.0, whole genome shotgun sequence genomic DNA carries:
- the SLC66A1 gene encoding lysosomal amino acid transporter 1 homolog, translated as MGVQHWRALPLGNLSNCPNGSRWVMDVFNECAQDGRDIASVILGLVSIFCFAAASFPQFYQACKTGIMDRALSIYFLLGWLGGDLLNLIGSFLADQLPLQVYTAVYYVLADLVMLSLYSYYRVKNRGEGFTTPINAAFTFLSVGTVSAVSFLDRDAAAVQDPVVFKGRSLLSAGLDEPGTKPFTRSEIIGFTIGSISSVLYLCSRVPQIYTNYKRKSTAGVSYSLFALVMLGNSLYGLSVLLKNPEPGQGEGDYVLHHLPWLVGSLGVLSLDIVISFQFLAYRKGRPSTREERDALLGEQGGSLES; from the exons ATGGGGGTGCAGCACTGGAGGGCTCTCCCTCTTGGGAATCTTTCCAACTGTCCTAATGGCTCCCGGTGGGTGATGGATGTATTCAACGAATGTGCTCAAGACGGTCGGGACATCGCCAGCGTCATCCTGGGTCTGGTATCCATCTTCTGCTTTGCAGCTGCCTCTTTTCC GCAGTTTTACCAAGCCTGCAAAACGGGCATCATGGACCGGGCTCTCTCCATATATTTCCTGCTGGGATGGCTGGGCGGAGACCTCCTAAACCTCATTGGTTCCTTCCTGGCTGACCAGTTACCACTACAG GTGTACACAGCAGTTTACTATGTGCTGGCAGACCTCGTGATGCTCTCTCTCTACAGCTACTACAGAGTGAAGAACCGAGGCGAAGGAT TCACCACTCCCATCAATGCAGCCTTCACCTTCCTTTCCGTGGGGACAGTGTCAGCTGTCTCCTTCCTGGACAGAGATGCTGCTGCGGTGCAAGATCCAGTTGTGTTTAAAGGGAGatctctgctctctgctggcCTGGATGAGCCTGGGACAAAG CCTTTCACCAGAAGCGAGATCATTGGCTTCACCATCGGCTCCATCTCCTCCGTGCTGTACCTGTGCTCCCGTGTCCCCCAGATCTACACAAAC TACAAGAGGAAATCCACAGCTGGTGTCTCCTactctctctttgccctggtgaTGCTGGGGAACTCGCTTTACGGCCTCAGCGTTCTCCTGAAGAACCCAGAGCCGGGGCAGGGTGAGGGTGACTATGTCCTGCACCACCTCCCCTGGCTGGTGGGCAGCCTGGGCGTCCTTTCCCTCGACATCGTT ATCTCCTTCCAGTTTCTCGCTTATCGGAAAGGGAGACCCAGTACCCGCGAAGAGAGGGATGCTCTGCTTGGCGAGCAGGGTGGCAGCCTGGAGAGCTGA